The following proteins are co-located in the Triplophysa dalaica isolate WHDGS20190420 chromosome 2, ASM1584641v1, whole genome shotgun sequence genome:
- the LOC130407308 gene encoding interferon-induced protein 44-like, translating to MGETESKPVQPAASTYDPREKLCFTRGALFSDVMTGIERHGKDEFEKPWRNFNWNQKSELKKHLEEFSLSNPDVQHIKILVAGPIGTGKSSFINSVNNVFQGRITADAPVNSSSGDGRSFTTTLKGHYISRGKIPLVFVDIMGLEPDTMAGSQPEDIIKAVFGHVKDGYKFDESKPLSHKDQHYTDDPSLSDQAFCLVYAIPANTVNMTDDKLIDKLKIIRHRISEKRIPQVIVMTKVDEACPLVKEDLKKMYYSKKIKEKMQVCHDKLGVPMCNIFPVKNYHDEIDTDDDVDVLILKALDQIVRLADDRLFNSSDTV from the exons atgggAGAAACAGAATCAAAACCTGTACAACCTGCAGCATCAACGTATGACCCACGTGAGAAGCTCTGTTTTACAAGGGGGGCCTTGTTTAGTGACGTGATGACCGGGATAGAGAGACACGGTAAAGACG AATTTGAAAAACCATGGAGGAACTTTAATTGGAA TCAGAAATCAGAACTGAAAAAGCATCTAGAAGAATTCAGTCTGAGTAATCCAGATGTGCAGCACATCAAGATTCTGGTTGCTGGACCAATAGGAACAGGAAAGTCCAGCTTCATCAACTCGGTCAATAACGTCTTTCAAGGACGGATCACCGCTGACGCGCCAGTTAATTCATCTTCTGGCGATGGTAGAAGTTTCACTACTACA CTGAAAGGACATTACATCAGTCGTGGAAAAATCCCGTTAGTCTTTGTTGATATAATGGGTTTAGAACCTGATACAATGGCCGGGTCACAACCAGAGGACATCATCAAGGCTGTATTTGGCCATGTGAAGGACGGATATAAA TTTGATGAGTCAAAGCCACTCTCTCATAAGGATCAACATTATACCGATGACCCCAGTCTCTCTGACCAGGCTTTCTGTCTGGTTTACGCCATACCTGCTAATACAGTCAACATGACAGATGACAAACTCATTGACAAGTTGAAGATCATCCGTCACAGAATCAGTGAAAAGA GGATTCCTCAAGTGATTGTTATGACCAAAGTGGATGAAGCATGTCCACTGGTGAAAGAAGATCTAAAGAAGATGTACTACAGCAAGAAGATCAAAGAAAAG ATGCAGGTATGCCATGACAAACTGGGTGTGCCGATGTGCAACATCTTCCCAGTGAAGAACTATCATGATGAGATCGAcactgatgatgatgttgatgttCTGATTCTGAAAGCTCTGGATCAGATCGTCCGGCTTGCTGATGATAGATTGTTTAATAGCAGTGATACGGTGTAA